One region of Populus trichocarpa isolate Nisqually-1 chromosome 4, P.trichocarpa_v4.1, whole genome shotgun sequence genomic DNA includes:
- the LOC7461248 gene encoding subtilisin-like protease SBT3.9 isoform X1 has product MASLWSPGIFLAHVLALLLKALPLVILAETNVYIVYMGDKLHDEPELVQESHHELLADIVGSKDAAKESILYSYKHGFSGFAAVLTKSQEKLIADFPGVVGVVRNRIISSHTTRSWDFLQVKPQLVGRISTGHSGAGSIIGVMDTGIWPESKSFRDEGMAEVPSRWRGICQEGEGFNRSHCNRKIIGARWYIKGYEAEFGKLNTSDGDEFLSPRDAGGHGTHTSSTATGGLVENASFMGLAQGLARGGAPSAWLAVYKVCWATGGCAEADLLAAFDDAIFDGVDVLSVSLGSAPPLATYVEDAVAIGSFYAVAKGISVVCSAGNSGPYPQTITNTAPWVVTVAASTIDRAFPTIITLGNNQTIVGQALYTGKNVDTFHPIVYGEEIVADDSDEDSARGCASGSLNATLARGKVILCFESRSQRSNIIARRTVLDVKGVGLIFAQSPTKDVTLSLDIPCIQVDFAIGTYLLTYMESSRNPVVKFSFTKTVIGQQISPEVAFFSSRGPSSISATVLKPDIAAPGVNILASWSPAASPAIIDNEARPLDFKIESGTSMSCPHISGVVALLKAAHPKWSPATIKSALITTASIEDEYGQKTVAEGAPHKQADPFDYGGGHVDPDRAMDPGLVFDMGTSDYIRFLCALGYNNSAISLMTRTRTRCKKSTTFLVNLNLPSITIPELKQNLTVSRTVTNVGPITSIYVARVLAPAGTRVTVEPSVLSFDSTRKKIKFKVTFCSMLRIQGRYSFGNLFWEDGFHVVRIPLIVKTVIDDFYAEI; this is encoded by the exons ATGGCTTCTTTATGGAGCCCTGGAATTTTCCTTGCTCATGTTCTTGCTCTACTGTTGAAGGCTTTGCCCCTAGTGATTCTTGCTGAAACCAAT GTTTACATTGTGTATATGGGAGACAAACTCCATGACGAGCCTGAGCTGGTTCAAGAGTCCCATCATGAGCTTCTTGCTGATATTGTTGGAAG CAAAGACGCTGCAAAGGAATCGATTTTGTACAGCTACAAGCATGGATTTTCAGGATTCGCTGCCGTGTTAACCAAGTCCCAAGAGAAGCTTATTGCAG ATTTCCCTGGAGTTGTTGGTGTTGTTCGAAACAGAATTATTAGTTCCCACACAACTAGGAGTTGGGATTTTCTACAAGTCAAGCCTCAACTTGTGGGTCGAATTTCCACGGGACATTCCGGGGCTGGTTCCATCATTGGTGTCATGGACACGG GTATATGGCCAGAGTCGAAAAGCTTCAGAGATGAGGGTATGGCAGAGGTGCCATCTCGTTGGAGAGGGATATGCCAAGAAGGAGAAGGATTTAATCGCTCGCATTGTAATAG GAAAATCATTGGTGCTCGCTGGTATATTAAAGGTTATGAAGCTGAATTTGGAAAGCTAAATACGAGTGATGGGGATGAGTTCCTATCTCCTCGAGACGCTGGGGGCCATGGCACCCACACATCATCTACTGCAACTGGTGGTCTAGTGGAAAATGCAAGTTTTATGGGACTAGCTCAAGGATTGGCAAGAGGGGGTGCCCCATCAGCTTGGCTGGCTGTCTACAAAGTTTGCTGGGCTACAGGTGGCTGCGCTGAGGCAGATCTTCTTGCTGCATTTGATGATGCAATCTTTGATGGTGTGGATGTGCTATCAGTATCTCTTGGATCAGCACCTCCTCTTGCCACCTATGTTGAGGATGCAGTAGCTATTGGCTCCTTTTATGCTGTAGCTAAAGGAATTTCTGTAGTATGCTCTGCGGGGAATTCTGGTCCTTATCCTCAAACAATTACAAATACAGCTCCATGGGTTGTTACTGTAGCAGCAAGCACCATTGATCGAGCTTTCCCTACTATAATTACCCTGGGGAACAATCAAACCATAGTG GGTCAGGCTTTGTATACGGGGAAGAATGTAGACACTTTCCACCCTATTGTTTATGGAGAAGAGATTGTAGCTGATGATTCTGATGAAGATAGTGCAAG AGGTTGTGCTTCAGGAAGCCTGAATGCTACTTTAGCAAGAGGAAAAGTGATTCTGTGTTTTGAGTCTCGGTCACAGAGGTCAAATATCATTGCTAGAAGAACTGTATTAGATGTCAAGGGTGTTGGCCTTATATTTGCACAGTCTCCCACCAAGGATGTTACTTTGTCCTTGGACATTCCCTGTATCCAAGTGGACTTCGCAATAGGAACATATCTACTGACATACATGGAGTCAAGCAG AAATCCTGTAGTAAAGTTCAGCTTCACGAAAACAGTTATTGGGCAACAGATATCCCCGGAAGTTGCATTCTTCTCTTCTCGAGGACCCAGTTCCATCTCCGCTACTGTATTGAAG CCTGACATTGCTGCTCCAGGGGTTAACATCTTGGCCTCTTGGTCTCCTGCCGCTTCACCTGCCATAATTGACAATGAAGCACGGCCCTTGGACTTCAAAATTGAATCAGGAACATCCATGTCTTGCCCCCATATATCCGGTGTTGTTGCTCTACTTAAAGCTGCACATCCAAAATGGAGTCCTGCTACAATCAAGTCTGCACTAATCACAACAG CATCTATAGAGGACGAATATGGTCAAAAGACAGTCGCTGAAGGAGCTCCACACAAGCAGGCTGATCCATTTGATTATGGCGGTGGTCATGTTGATCCTGACAGAGCCATGGATCCTGGTCTCGTATTTGATATGGGCACCTCAGATTATATCCGCTTTCTTTGTGCCCTTGGCTACAATAATTCTGCAATCAGCTTAATGACCAGGACTCGCACCCGATGCAAGAAATCAACCACCTTTCTTGTAAATCTTAATTTGCCTTCTATTACCATTCCTGAGCTGAAGCAGAACTTAACTGTGTCGAGAACGGTCACAAATGTTGGTCCTATTACATCTATCTACGTTGCTCGCGTTCTAGCTCCAGCCGGCACACGTGTGACAGTTGAGCCATCAGTTTTGTCATTTGATTCGACAAGAAAGAAGATCAAGTTTAAGGTAACCTTTTGTTCCATGTTGAGGATTCAAGGAAGATACTCATTCGGAAATCTGTTTTGGGAAGATGGCTTTCATGTAGTGAGAATTCCTTTGATAGTTAAAACTGTAATTGATGATTTCTATGCAGAAATATGA
- the LOC7461248 gene encoding subtilisin-like protease SBT3.6 isoform X2, giving the protein MDTGIWPESKSFRDEGMAEVPSRWRGICQEGEGFNRSHCNRKIIGARWYIKGYEAEFGKLNTSDGDEFLSPRDAGGHGTHTSSTATGGLVENASFMGLAQGLARGGAPSAWLAVYKVCWATGGCAEADLLAAFDDAIFDGVDVLSVSLGSAPPLATYVEDAVAIGSFYAVAKGISVVCSAGNSGPYPQTITNTAPWVVTVAASTIDRAFPTIITLGNNQTIVGQALYTGKNVDTFHPIVYGEEIVADDSDEDSARGCASGSLNATLARGKVILCFESRSQRSNIIARRTVLDVKGVGLIFAQSPTKDVTLSLDIPCIQVDFAIGTYLLTYMESSRNPVVKFSFTKTVIGQQISPEVAFFSSRGPSSISATVLKPDIAAPGVNILASWSPAASPAIIDNEARPLDFKIESGTSMSCPHISGVVALLKAAHPKWSPATIKSALITTASIEDEYGQKTVAEGAPHKQADPFDYGGGHVDPDRAMDPGLVFDMGTSDYIRFLCALGYNNSAISLMTRTRTRCKKSTTFLVNLNLPSITIPELKQNLTVSRTVTNVGPITSIYVARVLAPAGTRVTVEPSVLSFDSTRKKIKFKVTFCSMLRIQGRYSFGNLFWEDGFHVVRIPLIVKTVIDDFYAEI; this is encoded by the exons ATGGACACGG GTATATGGCCAGAGTCGAAAAGCTTCAGAGATGAGGGTATGGCAGAGGTGCCATCTCGTTGGAGAGGGATATGCCAAGAAGGAGAAGGATTTAATCGCTCGCATTGTAATAG GAAAATCATTGGTGCTCGCTGGTATATTAAAGGTTATGAAGCTGAATTTGGAAAGCTAAATACGAGTGATGGGGATGAGTTCCTATCTCCTCGAGACGCTGGGGGCCATGGCACCCACACATCATCTACTGCAACTGGTGGTCTAGTGGAAAATGCAAGTTTTATGGGACTAGCTCAAGGATTGGCAAGAGGGGGTGCCCCATCAGCTTGGCTGGCTGTCTACAAAGTTTGCTGGGCTACAGGTGGCTGCGCTGAGGCAGATCTTCTTGCTGCATTTGATGATGCAATCTTTGATGGTGTGGATGTGCTATCAGTATCTCTTGGATCAGCACCTCCTCTTGCCACCTATGTTGAGGATGCAGTAGCTATTGGCTCCTTTTATGCTGTAGCTAAAGGAATTTCTGTAGTATGCTCTGCGGGGAATTCTGGTCCTTATCCTCAAACAATTACAAATACAGCTCCATGGGTTGTTACTGTAGCAGCAAGCACCATTGATCGAGCTTTCCCTACTATAATTACCCTGGGGAACAATCAAACCATAGTG GGTCAGGCTTTGTATACGGGGAAGAATGTAGACACTTTCCACCCTATTGTTTATGGAGAAGAGATTGTAGCTGATGATTCTGATGAAGATAGTGCAAG AGGTTGTGCTTCAGGAAGCCTGAATGCTACTTTAGCAAGAGGAAAAGTGATTCTGTGTTTTGAGTCTCGGTCACAGAGGTCAAATATCATTGCTAGAAGAACTGTATTAGATGTCAAGGGTGTTGGCCTTATATTTGCACAGTCTCCCACCAAGGATGTTACTTTGTCCTTGGACATTCCCTGTATCCAAGTGGACTTCGCAATAGGAACATATCTACTGACATACATGGAGTCAAGCAG AAATCCTGTAGTAAAGTTCAGCTTCACGAAAACAGTTATTGGGCAACAGATATCCCCGGAAGTTGCATTCTTCTCTTCTCGAGGACCCAGTTCCATCTCCGCTACTGTATTGAAG CCTGACATTGCTGCTCCAGGGGTTAACATCTTGGCCTCTTGGTCTCCTGCCGCTTCACCTGCCATAATTGACAATGAAGCACGGCCCTTGGACTTCAAAATTGAATCAGGAACATCCATGTCTTGCCCCCATATATCCGGTGTTGTTGCTCTACTTAAAGCTGCACATCCAAAATGGAGTCCTGCTACAATCAAGTCTGCACTAATCACAACAG CATCTATAGAGGACGAATATGGTCAAAAGACAGTCGCTGAAGGAGCTCCACACAAGCAGGCTGATCCATTTGATTATGGCGGTGGTCATGTTGATCCTGACAGAGCCATGGATCCTGGTCTCGTATTTGATATGGGCACCTCAGATTATATCCGCTTTCTTTGTGCCCTTGGCTACAATAATTCTGCAATCAGCTTAATGACCAGGACTCGCACCCGATGCAAGAAATCAACCACCTTTCTTGTAAATCTTAATTTGCCTTCTATTACCATTCCTGAGCTGAAGCAGAACTTAACTGTGTCGAGAACGGTCACAAATGTTGGTCCTATTACATCTATCTACGTTGCTCGCGTTCTAGCTCCAGCCGGCACACGTGTGACAGTTGAGCCATCAGTTTTGTCATTTGATTCGACAAGAAAGAAGATCAAGTTTAAGGTAACCTTTTGTTCCATGTTGAGGATTCAAGGAAGATACTCATTCGGAAATCTGTTTTGGGAAGATGGCTTTCATGTAGTGAGAATTCCTTTGATAGTTAAAACTGTAATTGATGATTTCTATGCAGAAATATGA
- the LOC7470021 gene encoding SH3 domain-containing protein 2 — translation MEAIRKQATKLREQVAKQQQAVLKQFGAGGYGGSDTVITDEAELHQHQKLERLYISTRAGKHFQRDVVRGVEGYIVTGSKQVEIGTRFSEDSRKYGAENTCTSGNTLSKAAVNYANARAQMEKERGNLLKALGTQVAEPLRAMVMGAPLEDARHLAQRYDRMRQEAEAQAIEVAKRQAKVREMPGNSELAMKLESAETKLQDLKSNMAILGKEAAAAMAAVEAQQQRLTLQRLIAMVEAERAYHQTVLQILDQLEGEMASERQRIEAPPTPSAESSMPPPPSYEEVNGVYASQAHHNGTTDSMGYFLGEVMHSYQGQSDVELTLSIGDFVVVRKVTNNGWAEGECKGKAGWFPYGYIERRDRVLASKIAEVF, via the exons ATGGAAGCAATAAGAAAACAAGCCACAAAACTTAGAGAACAGGTCGCTAAGCAACAACAG GCTGTTCTCAAGCAGTTTGGTGCTGGTGGATATGGAGGTTCAGATACTGTTATTACTGATGAAGCAGAACTCCATCAGCATCAGAAACTTGAGAGGCTTTACATATCAACACGTGCTGGCAAG CATTTTCAAAGGGATGTTGTTCGTGGTGTAGAAGGATATATTGTCACAGGATCTAAGCAAGTTGAAATAG GAACAAGGTTCTCGGAAGACAGCAGGAAATATGGTGCTGAAAATACATGTACTAGTGGTAATACATTGTCAAAGGCTGCTGTGAATTATGCTAATGCCCGTGCTCAGATGGAAAAGGAACGTGGGAATCTGCTGAAAGCTCTTGGTACACAG GTAGCTGAGCCATTAAGAGCAATGGTAATGGGAGCTCCTTTGGAGGATGCACGACATCTTGCTCAACGTTATGACAGAATGCGACAAGAAGCAGAAGCTCAG GCTATTGAAGTTGCCAAGCGCCAGGCAAAAGTGAGAGAAATGCCAGGTAATTCTGAGCTTGCTATGAAGTTAGAATCTGCAGAGACAAAGCTGCAAGATCTAAAGTCAAACATGGCCATATTGGGGAAGGAAGCAGCTGCAGCAATGGCTGCTGTTGAAGCCCAACAACAGAGGCTAACTCTCCAGAGACTTATTGCTATG GTTGAAGCAGAACGAGCTTATCATCAGACAGTCCTTCAGATACTTGATCAGCTTGAAGGCGAG ATGGCATCAGAACGACAACGAATTGAAGCGCCTCCCACCCCAAGTGCAGAGAGCAGTATGCCTCCACCTCCATCATATGAAGAAGTTAACGGTGTGTACGCTTCTCAAGCACATCATAATGGAACAACAGACAGCATGGGTTACTTTTTAGGGGAG GTCATGCATTCATATCAAGGTCAATCTGATGTGGAGCTGACTTTGTCAATTGGTGACTTTGTTGTTGTTCGAAAG GTGACAAACAATGGCTGGGCTGAAGGAGAATGCAAGGGTAAAGCAGGCTGGTTCCCATATGGGTACATTGAAAGAAGGGACCGTGTTCTCGCAAGCAAAATAGCTGAAGTGTTCTAG